GGCAGGGCGGCCGGGGGGCTTGTCAGGTGACCGGGATACCTGGGTTGGTCAGTGCCTTCCCGCCGGTGATCGTGTTGCTGCGGTCGATCGTCACCTTGCAGCTGGAGGCGTTGTAGTTGGTGATGTTGAACGCGTACCGCCCGCTCCCGGTCGCGCCGGTCAGGTCGGACTTGTTGCCGCGGAACACCGTCCCGCATCCCCAGCCGGACTGCTGGGTGTGCGTCTCGTACCCGTTGTTCGTCGTGTTCTTGCCGGTGTTGTTCTCGATGACATAGTTGTTGCCCTTGACATCGATCCAGCTGTCGTCGTAGTTCGCGCCGGTCAACCCGCGGCCGTCGAAGCTGTTACCGGACACGAGCCCGCCGGTCGTGCCCTCCTTGAGGTCGACCGCCTCGCCGCCGACGTCCGGGCCGATCGTGTTGCCGAGGATCTGCACGTGGTCGGACTTGTCCGAGGTGCCGCCCGCGCTGCCGACGTACACGCCCTCGCCCATCCCGCGGCCGTCGTTGCCGGTGTCGTAGATGCGCGAGTTCTTGATCACGCCGTACGTCGAGCTGTTGCGGAAGTGCACGCCCTCCATGTCCAGCCCGTGCACGGTGACCCCGTCGATCGTGACGCGGGTGGCGCTGTCGATCATGATGCCCTTCTGGCCGCCGGTCACCGTGATGCCCTTGACGTTCCAGTACGACGCGCCGTTGAGATGCAGGCCGTAGCCGCCGCCGGCCTGCAGTACGGCGTTCGACGAGCCGGTCAGTGTGATCGGCGCCGAGGACGTGCCGTCGACCGTGGTCTTGAAGTTGCCGGTGTAGGTGCCATCGGCAAGCTTGATGGTGTCACCGGGCTTGGTGTCGGTCAGCGCTGCCTTGAGCTCGGCGGAGGTGCTGACGTCGGTTGTCACCGTGGAGGCGGTGCGGTTGCGGATGTGGTCGCGGATCCACACGCCGGCCGGTTTGAGCATCGACGTACCGGTGAAGTCGTTGCCGGCGCACGTGCCTTCCTTGAAGACCGCGCCGGAGCGGAAGTCGTCGGAGAAGTTCCAGTTCGTCCAGCCGATCTGCTTGCTTTCCAGGAAGTCCAGGTACTTCTGCGACCAGGTGAAGTCGTTGCCGCCGTCACCGGTGTAGGTCTGGGTGCCGAACTCCGTGACGAACAAGGGGATGCGGTCCGCGGCACGCGACAGGGCGTCGAAGTACTCCTGCTGGTGCGACGCGGCGTAGAAGTGGAACGTGTACATCAGGTTCGTCGCGTTCACCGGGTTGTCGATGACGTCGGCCTCGCTGCCGCCGTCGGAGACGCCGAGCGACGCCCAGCCGTGGGTGCCGACGAAGATCACGCCGTCGGGGTCCTTGGCCCGGATGACCGGCACCATCTGCTCGGCGTACGACTTGATGCCGGCCCAGCTGACGCTGTTCGGCTCGTTGGCGATGTCGTAGATGATGTTCTTCTTGTCCTTGTGCCGTTCGGCGATCTCGGTGAAGAACGTCTTGGCGAGGCCGAGGTTCGCGTTCGGGTCGCCCGGGTCGAGCTGGTGCCAGTCGACCAGGGCGTACATGCCGCGCTCGGTCGCCTCTTCGATGTAGTTGTTCACCAGGTTGGTGAACTTCTCCGGGTCGGTCTCGTAGCCGTCCTCCTGCACGTACATCGAGATGCGCAGGATGTCGGCTTTCCAGTCGTTCGCGAGGGCGTCCAGGGAGGCGGTCTTGACGCAGTCGGCGTACCACTGCAGGCCGTGGGTGCTCATGCCGCGCAGCTGGACGGGCTCGTTGCGCTCGTTGCAGAGCTTGGTGCCGCAGACATGCAGCTGACCGTTGCGGCCGACCGGGGTGTCGTCGGCCTGAGCGGAAACAGGTAAGAGTGCCGAGGCGGCCAGCAACGCGCCGGCCAGAAGAGAGTGGATCATGAACTTCCTCCGAGGGGGCGTCGGGGAGGACGATGATTAGGAAGGTTTCCTAATAGTTCAGGTGAACCTAACGGCAGGTGCGGAACGCTGTCAATTGGTCGCGCAAGGTGATCATTAGCGATCAGGCCGTGTCTCTGTCCGGCCAGGCTGCTTTGAGGGTGGCGAGCGTGACGCTGATCGCCGGGCGGCGCGACGTGGTCGTGCGCCAGACGGCGTACAGGCGGCGGCTCGGCGCAGGTTGCAGCGGTACGACGACCACGCCGTCGGGGACCGGTCCGCGGCCGAGCCGGGGGAGCAGGCCGATACCGAGGCCGCGTGCGAGCATCGCCAGCTGGGTCTGGTACTCCGCGACGGAGTACGCGACCTCCGGCTCGACGCCCGCGCGGCGCATCGTCCGGATCAGCCACTCGTGGCAGATCGACCCGACCGGCTGGCAGATCCACCGCTCGCCGACGAGATCCTCCGCGCGGACGCACTCCTTGCCCGCCAGGCGATGCGTCGCCGGCACCAGGACGTCGGCGGGATCCGAGCCGAGCTTCACCCGCGACAAGCCTTCGGGCAGGCCGAGTGGGGTGTTGTGCCAGTCGTGGACGATCGCGATGTCGATCTCGCCGCGGTTGACCGCGGCCACCGCCTCGAACGGGTCCGTCTCGAGCACCCGGACATCCAGCTGATCGTGCTCGTCGACCAATCGCGCGAGGGCAGGCGGCAACAGACCGCGCGCGGCGGTCGGGAACGCGGCGATGCTGAGCGTCCCGATCGCCTGCCCGCGTTGCTCCTCGAGTGTCAGCTCGGCGTCCTCGACCAGCTCGAGGATCCGCGCCGCCGTCGACGCCAACTGCTGGGCCGCGTCGGTCAGCACGATCCCGCGCCCCTGCCGCTCGACCAGTGTCGTCCGGGTCTCGCGCTCCAGCTTCGCCAGTTGCTGCGACACCGCGGACGGTGTGTAGCCGAGCACCTCGGCCGCGCGATTGACCGATCCGTACTGTGCCACCGCGTGCAGCGCCTTGAGCCGCCCGAGATCGATCATGAAGCACTCCTACATCATTAGCGGTAGCAATCAGTGCTGGTCCTTAAGTGTACTCCGACCAACACTGGACCGTATGAAGCCTCGTGACCTGCTCCTCGCCCTCGCCGTCGTCGTTGTCTGGGGCATCAACTTCGTCGTGATCGAGGTCGGTCTCGAAGGCATGCCGCCGCTCCTGCTCTCCGCGCTGCGGTTCTTCTTCGCCGCCGTCCCCGCGATCTTCCTGCTCGGCAAACCACGCGTCGCCTGGCGGTACGTCGTGGGCGTCGGCCTCGCACTCGGTGTGGCGAAGTTCGGGTTGCTGTTCATCGCGATGGACCACGGCGTACCGGCCGGACTGGCGTCGCTCGTGCTGCAGAGTCAGGTGATCTTCACGGTCCTGTTCGCGATCGCCGTACTGGGGGAGCGCCCGCGGCCCGCGCAGCTCATCGGCATCGTCATCGCGTGCGTCGGGATCCTGCTGATCGTCCTCGACCGCAAGCTGTCTGCACCGCTGGCAGCGCTGTTGCTGGTGATCGTAGCGGCCGGGTTCTGGGGTGTGGCCAACACGATCACCCGGTACGCGAAGCCGCCGGACACGTTGCGCTTCATGGTCTGGGTCAGCGCCGTCGCCGTCGTACCGCTGCTGATCCTCTCGCTCCTCACCGAAGGGCCGAAAGCAGACGTCGGCGCGATCCGCGCGATCGACCTGAGCGGCATCGGCGCGATCGCGTTCCTCGCCTTCGTGGCGACCCTGTTCGGGTTCGGCGTCTGGGGCTACCTGCTCCGGCAGTACGACGCCAGCACGGTCGCACCGTTCTCGCTGCTGGTGCCGGTCGTCGGCATGTCCGCGGCGTGGGTCCTGCGCGGCGAGGCGATCGGCCTGCAGCAGGCGATCGCGGCGGCGCTGGTAATCGGCGGCATGGCCTGCACGGTCATCAAGCGCAGGACTCCGCGGCCGACGGAGTCCCGCGTCCTGGTGGAATCAGGCGCCTGAGCTGACCATCGGGGGCATCTGCCAACCGCGCGCCAGTGACGAGGGGTACGCCGGCGCGCCGCCCGCGAAGTACTCGGTGAACTTCATGATCAGCGGATCCCAGCGCAGCGGGTCGATGTAGCGGTCGTTGCTCATCAGCAGGTCCTCGCGAACCCGGACCCGCTCGACCTTCATCTCCAGCGCGCACAGGTGCGAACCCGGCCCGCCGATCTCGGTGATCGCCTCGATCCGGCCTTCGAGGTTGATCGGGCTCTCCTGGACGGAATCCGGGCCGGACAGCTCACTCGGCTCGCGGGTCAGGCCGCCGGCGGCGAACTTGTCCGGCACGTACCGGTACCCGCGTGCCCGCTTCGACTCGGACATCTCCTCCGACCCGGTCAGCAACGCGATCCGGTCGAGCGCGGCGACCATGTCGAGGTCGACCAGGTTCAGCACGATCTCCGGCCGTTCGACCAGATTCTTCACGGTCTGGGCGCTCGTCCCCATCCGAGCATCGCGGTGTATCCGAGCCACCAGGCGGACGACATCGGTGCGAGGTTCGTGGTGCCGTCGGGGTTGAGGGAGCTGATCAGGACCACCGGCGTACCGAAGTACAGGACCTTGGGCTCGACTGTGCGCTTCATGCGAATGAAACGGTGATGCGACAGGATGTGTGAGTGGACGCATCTCAAGTCGGTCGCTTGACCGCCCGATGGATCGCCGAACTGCCCGGCGAGGACAGCACGGTGATCTCCGGTCTCGGCGTACAGCCGCTGCTCGCGATGCTGGCCGAGGTCGCCGACGAGCCTGCTCACACCGAGCTGGCCGAGGCCGCGGGCGGACGGTACGGCGGCCTGCTGCAGGCTCCCGAACTGCGGATGGCGTTGGGACTGTGGACGCGACCGGAGATCGACCTGCAGCCGGGCGTGGACCGATTCCTGCCGCCGGAGGTGCGTGGGACGCTGACCGATCGCGCCGCGCTCGACGCGTGGGTGGTCGAGCAGACGGACGGGTTGCTGGAACGGATGCCTGTTCAGCTCACGCCTGAGGTGTTGCTGGTGCTCGCGTCGGCGTTGGTGCTGAAGACGGACTGGACGCTGCCATTCGAGGAGTACCCGCGGAACGATCGGCGGTGGTTGAGCCGAGCGGATACCGACCTCGACAGCTTGCAGGTGCACGACAGCGCGGCGGGTCCGTTGACCGTGGTGACGGTGCAGGGAGCCGGCGAGTTCGACGTACGGCTCGTGGTCGGTGATGGTGGGCGTGCGGCCGTGCTGTCCGCGGCGCTGGAGCTCGACGGGGACGGCGTGAGCGGGTCCGAGGTGCTCGCGGCGGAGCGGTCGGCGCCTGGCGTCGAGATGATCGAGTCCGTGCAGCCGACCGTCGTACTGTCGATGCCGTACTTCGAGATCGAGGCGGAGCACGACCTGCTGCAGCATCCGGAGGTGTTCGGGCTGGTGTCCGCGTCGGACGCGAGCAGCGGGCACTTCCCGGGGTTGAGCCCGCAGCCGTTGGCGCTCGGCCAGGCACGACAGGCCGTGATGGCGCGGTTCTCGGCGACCGGGTTCGAGGCGGCCGCGGTCACCGCGATGGCCATGGCCGCGGGCGCTGCGCTGGGCGCGAAGGCGCTCTACGTGAACCTCGAGCGGCCGTTCGGCTTCATCGCCGTCCACCGACCGACGGCAGTGCCGGTCGTTGCAGGCTGGGTGAACTACTCGTAGGGGTTGACCGGCGCGGTCACCGGCTTGACGGTCTCGACTGTGAGCGCGGCGACGTCGCCGTCGACGCGCTTCGTTGGCTCGGCCCACTTGCCGGTCACGGTGATCCATTGGTTCTTCGCCGGTGCGGCCTGACCGCGGGCCTCGACCATGAACGCCGTACCGTCCGCGACGCAGCAGGTCAGGCCGATGCGGGTCACGTACCAGACGCCGTTCTTCGCCGGCGTGACGAAACCGGTCAGCTGGAACGACCGGCCCTTCATCGTCTCCTTCTCCCACACCGCCCAGACTGAGTAGTCCCGGACCGTCATGGGCTTGGGGCCGTGCGACTCGTCACCCCAGTACGCGTTCCCCTGGGGCTCGACCGGTTTCATCGGCTTCGCGGCGACCGGTGACTGCCGTTGCGCGGCATCCGCACCGAGCGCGGGCGGGTCCACGACGAGCAGCGCGAAGACCGGGACCAGCAGCAGCCAGGCAGCGCGCGGCAGAGCGTGGTCATGGGTCTGGCGGGACCGCACGACCACGTCGGTCACCGCGAGCGCGATCAGCACGACGCCGGCCGCCAGCAGCATCCACCGCATCCCGGGCTTCACGTACCGCAAGTACGTCCCGGACGTCGCGAGCTGCACCATCGCAGCCCCGACGAACACGATCACCAACCCGGCAACGTTGCGCTTCACAGCAACCACCACCCCACGAGGAGACTGGCCAGGATCGCGACCACGAAGGTGGCCGGTGCGAACCGTACGGCGAATTTCGGGCCGAACGTCCCGGTCTGGAGGGCGATCAGCTTCACGTCGACGATCGGGCCGACCACCATGAACGCGAGTCGCGCGGTGAGCGAGAACTGCGTGAGGCTCGCCGCCACGAACGCGTCCGCCTCGGAACAGATCGCCAGCAGTACGGCGAGCAGCCCGAGGATCAGCACCGACAGCAGGAGATTCCCCGCGACGTGGTCGAGCCAGGCCCGCGGGACGACGACGTTCAACGTGGCCGCTGCCGCCGCACCGACGACCAGGAAGCCGCCGGCGTGCAGGAAGTCGTGGAGCATCGCGGACCGGAACACGTCGAACTTGCTGTCGTCGTGCGCGTGCCGGTTCTTCGGCATCTTCAGCCACGAACTGCCCTTGCCGGTCAGCAACCACAACCAGCCGAGGATCATCGACACCGCGAGCGAGGTCACCGCGCGGGCGACCACGACCTTCGGCTGCCCCGGGAACGCCACCGCGGTCGACGCCAGCACGACCGGGTTGATGGCCGGCGCGGACAGCAGGAACGCGATCGCCGCGGCCGGGGTGACGCCGCGGTTCATCAAGGCCGCCGACACCGGGACCGACGCGCACTCGCAGCCCGGGAGCACGACCCCGGACGCGCTGGCCACCGGTACGGCGAGGGCGGGATGCTTCGGGAGCGCCTTCGCGAAGAACGAGGCCGGGACGAAGGCGGTGAGGGCGGCCGAGAGCAGTACGCCGAGGACCAGGAACGGCAGCGCCTGCACGGTCACGCCGACGAACATCGTCGCCCAGGTCCGGACCCCGTCGTCGGTGAACCACGCGTTGAACAACCGCCGCCCGAACAGCGCGAGTCCCACCAGCAGTACGAGCGTCGCGGTGAACGCGATCGAGGACCCGGACGGCTCTTTCTCCGTCGAATCGGGCTTTTCCTCGACCTCGGTTGGCGTACTCACGGTGCGCATACTGACACAACAGAGTGCGCCCGGACGACCACCCACAGCACCCCTGAAATGAAAATCAGCGTCATTCCGGCAAATACTCGCGTGTGGCACTGTGGGGGTATGGATGCCGACGTGGTGCGCGCAGTCAACGACCTCACCACCCGCTGGGCCCGGACGCTGCCGGCGGAGAACACCGTGGTGGCCGGCCTCGGTCTCTGGCCGCTGCTGGCGATCCTCGCGACCGGTGCGGACGAGCCCGGACGCGCCGAACTCGCCGCGGCCGCCGGAGTCGACCCGGCGACCGGATCGACCGACGCGATCCGGCTGATCGAGGCGATCGAAGCCTCCGCCGATCTGAACGCCGCGCTCGGTGTGTGGGTCAGTGAGCAGCTCAAGCTCGCCGAATCGTTCGACAGTGTGATGCCCGCGCCGCTCGTCGGACTGCTGACCGGCAACCCGACCGTGGACAAGGCGAAACTCGACGCCTGGGCCGCCGAACACACCGACGACCTGATCCGCGAGATGCCGGTCAACCTCGACGGCGACATGATGCTGGTCCTCGCCTCGGCGCTCCTGCTGCGCACCACCTGGGTCCGCCCGTTCACCGAGCAGGTCCGTCGGGTCCCCGCCGGCCCGTGGGCCGGTTCGTGGCATTGGCTCGAACGCACGGACTTCGACCTGGATTCAGTACGGCGGTACGACGGCCTGACCGTGGTCACGGTGCGCGGCGACGCGGATGTCGACGTACTGCTGGGAATCGGCGACGACCTCCCCGCATTGCTCGCTGCGGCGGCTCGCCCGAACGACGGCGTACCGGGGAGTCAGCTGATCGCCGAGGACGAGCCCGGGCCGGGGTTGCGGATCGGACGGAACACTGCGTCGCGGCCGGATGTGAAGGTGTCGCTGCCGTCGTTCAGCATCGAGGTCGAGCACGATCTGCTCGCGTCTCGTGAGCTGTTCGGGTTGACCGCGGTGACGTCGGATCCGGGGGCGCACGGGCACTTCAGCGCGCTCAGTCCGACTCCGCTCCAGGTCGGGCAGGCGAAGCAGAAGGTGCTCGCGCGGTTCTTCGCGACCGGGTTCGAGGCCGCGGCGGTGACAGCGGTCGCGATGACGCGGGCCGCGATGATCACCCGGCAGGAGCGTCGCCTGGAGCTCACGCTGGACAGGCCGTTCGCGTTCACCGCCGTACTGCGGGACTCGCGGCTGCCGATCGTGGCGGGCCGGGTCGAGAGGCCTACTGAACCGGGAGCGTGAACAGCCGGTTGAGCAGTGCGGACGCCTCGTCGACGCCCGCGCGGTCGCCGGTCAGCAGCAGGTCGAACAGCAGGCCGCGCGAGGCAGCCAGACCGAGGCGCGCGTACGCCGGGGCCTCCGTCGGCGGGAGGCCGGCGCGTACGCAGAGCTCGATCAGCGGCGGCAGCCACACATTGATCAGGTCGGCCTTGAGGGACTCGGTGTGCGGCAGGTCCTGCATCGCGTGCGCGCTGAGCTCGAAGAACAGCGGACCGTAGATGAGCGCGGCCTCGGTGACGCGGCGCCAGAACTCCTCGGCCTGCTCCGCGATCGGTCGCTGCGACTCGCTCAAGTCTGCGAGGAGATCGCGTTGCTGCTGCTCGACCGTGCGGACCACCTCGGCGAGCAGGCCCTCGCGGGAGCCGAAGTGGTAGATCAGCATCCGGTGACTGGTGCCGATCGAGGTCGCGATACTGCGCAGGCTCGCGTCCCCGATCCCGTTCTTCGCGAAATGCTCGACCGCGTCACCCAGCAGGCTTGCTCGACTCACTGACTTCCTTCAGCTTGGCGGTCTCGGTGGCGATGTAGTCCCGGGTGAGCTTGGCGTACAGCTTGCCGAAGAGCCAGCCGAGCGGGCCCTCCTGGACGATGGTCGCGGTCGCGACCGTGCCGTCCGGCGTGCTGATCACGCGGTGGCCGCCGGTGGTCTTGATGCCGGGAGCCTTCGAGACCCACTCGAAGTACTCGCCTTCTTTGAGCTCGGTCACCTCCCAGACGGCGACCGGGAGCTTGGGCTGGCGGATCCGGGTGCGGGCGCCGACGTGGATCCGGCCCGCGTCCAGCCGCTCGACGGAGTCGACGGTCGGGGTCCAGTCGGGCCACCGCTCGACGTCGCTGAAAACCTCCCAGACCCGGTCGGCGGGGGCCTGGATCGTGCTGGAATGATCGAAGCGCATGTACCAAATGGTACATCAGGTCTGTGTGAGGCTTCGGCGGGCGGTCTGCAGGCCGGCCACCGGCGGCAGGTAGGGTCTTGGGCCATGGCTGACCAGAACGTCCCGCAGAACATGCAGAACATGGAGAACGAGCAGGACCCGGGCGCGAACACGCAGATGTTCCGCGCCTTCGTCAACGAGGGCCAGACCGAGGCCACCAGCGAACCGAAGGTCAACGGCCGGCTCCTCGCGATCGTCGGCGGCGCGGTGCTGCTGATCGCGATCGTCGCCGCGATCGTCGTTCTCTGAGTTGACCGACCTCCGGGTCGAGGTCGTCAGGGTCTTCACCGACCCGGACGGCCGGTTCGGCAACCCACTGGGCATCGTCGACGGCCGCCTCGTCGGTGAGAGCGACCGGCAGCGCGTGGCCGCCGAACTCGGCTACAGCGAGACCGTGTACGTCGACGACGCTGCGACCGGCACGCTCCGTATCTACACCGCCACCCGCGAGATGGCCTTCGCCGGTCACCCCACCGTCGGCGCCGCCGCCTGGCTCCACACCCACGGCCACCCCGTCGACACCCTGCACGTCCCCGCCGGCCCGATCCCCGTCACCCGCTCCGGCGACCTCTTCGCCGTCCGAGCCGACACGACGTGGGGCAGCCCCTGGGACTGGCGCCAACTGTCCTCACCCGAAGAGGTCCTGGCCGCCGACCCCGCGACGTACAAGGCCGGCCACACCTTCCTCTGGTCCTGGCAGGACGAACCCGCCGGCATCATCCGAGCCCGAGCCTTCGCCCCCGCCATGAGCGTCGAGGAAGACGAAGCCACCGGCTCCGCCGTAACCCAACTAACCGCCCAACTAACCCGAGACCTCCTGGTCATCCAAGGCAAAGGCTCCCACCTCCGAACCACCTACCACCCACCAACCCACGCCACCGTAGGCGGCCACGTCCTCCCCGCCGAGCCGCGCACGTTCACGTTCTGACCGCGATCTTCGGCATCCGTTGACGGTTGGTGGGGAAGGGATAGAGCATGGGACCTCTACTTGGGGAGGTCTTGTGGCGGAGGTTGTCAGGGCTGCGCTTGTTCAGACGTCTTGGACGGGTGACAAGGAGTCCATGATCAAGGCGCACGAGGACTACGCGCGGCAGGCTGCCGCTGCGGGTGCGAAGGTGATCTGTTTCCAGGAGTTGTTCTACGGGCCGTACTTCTGCCAGAAGCAGGACGCCGAGTACTACGAGTACGCCGAATCCGTGCCGGGCCCCACCACCGAGCGGTTCGCCGCGCTGGCGCGGGAGCTCGGGATGGTGATGGTGCTGCCGATGTACGAGCAGGAGCAGCCGGGCGTGCTGTACAACACCGCCGCGGTCGTCGATGCCGACGGCACCTATCTGGGCAAGTACCGGAAGAACCACATCCCGCAGGTGAAGGGCTTCTGGGAGAAGTTCTACTTCCGGCCGGGCAACCTCGGGTACCCGATCTTCGACACCGCGGTCGGCCGGATCGGCGTCTACATCTGCTACGACCGGCACTTCCCCGAGGGCTGGCGGGCGCTCGGCCTGGCCGGCGCGAAGATCGTCTTCAACCCGTCGGCGACCAGCCGCGGACTCTCGGCATACCTGTGGCAGCTCGAACAGCCGGCCTCCGCGGTCGCCAACGAGTACTTCATCGGCGCCATCAACCGGGTCGGGATCGAGTCCGAGTTCGGCGACAACGACTTCTACGGTACGTCGTACTTCGTCGACCCGGAGGGGAAGTTCGTCGGCGACGTCGGGCACGACCACGACCCGGAACTGATCGTCCGCGACCTGGACCTCGGCCTGCTGGACACCGTCCGGGACCGCTGGCAGTTCTACCGCGACCGCCGGCCCGACGCGTACGGAGACCTGACGAAACCGTAAATGCCGACCGCTCAAAGGGGAGTGGCGTAGATGTCTTTGCTCGTCAAGGGTGGAACCGTCGTCGGACCGACCGGGACCCGGGTCGCGGACGTGCTGATCGAGGGCGAGAAGATCGTCGCGGTTCTCGATCCCTCGTTCACGCCGGCGATCACGGTCGACGAGGTGATCGATGCCTCCGGCAAGTACGTGATCCCGGGCGGGATCGACGCGCACACCCACATGCAGCTGCCGTTCGGCGGTACCGCGGCCAGCGACACGTTCGACACCGGTACGCGTGCCGCGGCGTACGGCGGGACCACGACGATCATCGACTTCGCCGTGCAACGCACCGGCGAGGTCGTGCAGGACGGGCTCGCCGCGTGGCACGCGAAGGCCGAGGGCGAGTGCCACGTCGACTACGCGTTCCACATGATCCTCGGCGGGGTCGACGCCGACGCGCTGAAGGCGATGGACCAGCTGGTCGCCGACGAGGGCATCACGAGTTTCAAGCTGTTCATGGCCTACCCGGGCGTCTTCTACTCCGACGACGGGCAGATCCTCCGCGCGATGCAGACCGCGCGCGAGAACGGCGCGATGATCATGATGCACGCGGAGAACGGCATCGCGATCGACGTCCTCGTCCAGCAGGCGATCGCGAAAGGCCAGACCGACCCGATCTACCACGGCATCACCCGCCCGGCCGCGCTCGAGGCGGAGGCGACGAACCGCGCGATCGCGCTCGCCGAGGTCGCGCAGGACTGCCCGCTGTACATCGTCCACTTGTCCGCGAGCCAGGCGCTCGAGAAGGTCGCCGAGGCGCGGCACGAGGGCCGCAACGTCTTCGCCGAGACCTGCCCGCAGTACCTGTACCTGACGCTCGAGGACCAGCTCGGCGCGCCAGGCTTCGAAGGCGCGAAATGGGTCTGCTCGACGCCGCTGCGCAGCAAGCACGAGTCGCACCAGCGGGACCTGTGGAAGGGCCTGCGGAACAACGAGCTGGCGATCGTGTCGACCGACCACTGCCCGTTCTGCATGAAGGACCAGAAGGAACTCGGCCTCGGCGACTTCTCCAAGATCCCGAACGGGATCGGCGGCGTCGAGCACCGCGTCGACCTGGTCTACCAGGGCGTGGTGGACGGGAAGCTGTCGCTGGAGCGCTGGGTGGAGACGATCGCGACCACGCCGGCCCGGATGTTCGGGCTGTATCCGCAGAAGGGGATTGTGCAGCCCGGCTCGGACGCCGACCTGGTGATCTACGACCCGAACGGTACGACGCGGATCGGCGTCGAGACGCACCACATGAACATGGACCACTCGGCGTACGAAGGGGTCGAGATCAAGGGCCGGGTGGGCACCGTCGTGTCCCGCGGCGAGGTGATCGTGGCCGACGGCAACTACCATGGCCGGAAGGGCCGGGGGAAGTTCCTGAAGCGCGGCCTGTCGTCGTATCTCAACTAAGGGGGAGATTGTGGACTTCGGTGTGGTGTTCCAGTGTGATCCGCCCGCGTCCACGGTCGTGGAGCTGGCCCGGAAGGCGGAGGACGCCGGGTTCTCGTACGTGTGGACGTTCGACTCGCACCTGCTCTGGCAGGAGCCGTTCGTGATCTACAGCCAGATCCTCGCGGCCACGCGCCGCGTGGTCGTCGGGCCGATGGTGACGAATCCGGGGACGCGGGACTGGACGGTGATCGCGTCCCAGTTCGCCACCTTGAACGAGATGTTCGGCAACCGGACGATTTGCGGGATCGGGCGCGGCGACTCGGCGCTGCGGACGCTCGGCGCGAAGCCGGGAACGATCGACGAGATGAAGCAGTGCGTCGAGGTGGTGCGGTCGCTCGCGCGCGGCGAGACCGTCGAGTACCGCGGGCAGCAGCTGAAGTTCGAGTGGGTCGACAACGGCGCGCTCGACGTGTGGGTCGCGGCGTACGGCCCTCGCGCGCTGAAGGCGACCGGTGAGGTCGGCGA
This Kribbella sp. NBC_00482 DNA region includes the following protein-coding sequences:
- a CDS encoding SRPBCC family protein, with amino-acid sequence MRFDHSSTIQAPADRVWEVFSDVERWPDWTPTVDSVERLDAGRIHVGARTRIRQPKLPVAVWEVTELKEGEYFEWVSKAPGIKTTGGHRVISTPDGTVATATIVQEGPLGWLFGKLYAKLTRDYIATETAKLKEVSESSKPAG
- the hydA gene encoding dihydropyrimidinase → MSLLVKGGTVVGPTGTRVADVLIEGEKIVAVLDPSFTPAITVDEVIDASGKYVIPGGIDAHTHMQLPFGGTAASDTFDTGTRAAAYGGTTTIIDFAVQRTGEVVQDGLAAWHAKAEGECHVDYAFHMILGGVDADALKAMDQLVADEGITSFKLFMAYPGVFYSDDGQILRAMQTARENGAMIMMHAENGIAIDVLVQQAIAKGQTDPIYHGITRPAALEAEATNRAIALAEVAQDCPLYIVHLSASQALEKVAEARHEGRNVFAETCPQYLYLTLEDQLGAPGFEGAKWVCSTPLRSKHESHQRDLWKGLRNNELAIVSTDHCPFCMKDQKELGLGDFSKIPNGIGGVEHRVDLVYQGVVDGKLSLERWVETIATTPARMFGLYPQKGIVQPGSDADLVIYDPNGTTRIGVETHHMNMDHSAYEGVEIKGRVGTVVSRGEVIVADGNYHGRKGRGKFLKRGLSSYLN
- a CDS encoding nitrilase-related carbon-nitrogen hydrolase, producing the protein MAEVVRAALVQTSWTGDKESMIKAHEDYARQAAAAGAKVICFQELFYGPYFCQKQDAEYYEYAESVPGPTTERFAALARELGMVMVLPMYEQEQPGVLYNTAAVVDADGTYLGKYRKNHIPQVKGFWEKFYFRPGNLGYPIFDTAVGRIGVYICYDRHFPEGWRALGLAGAKIVFNPSATSRGLSAYLWQLEQPASAVANEYFIGAINRVGIESEFGDNDFYGTSYFVDPEGKFVGDVGHDHDPELIVRDLDLGLLDTVRDRWQFYRDRRPDAYGDLTKP
- a CDS encoding TetR/AcrR family transcriptional regulator; protein product: MSRASLLGDAVEHFAKNGIGDASLRSIATSIGTSHRMLIYHFGSREGLLAEVVRTVEQQQRDLLADLSESQRPIAEQAEEFWRRVTEAALIYGPLFFELSAHAMQDLPHTESLKADLINVWLPPLIELCVRAGLPPTEAPAYARLGLAASRGLLFDLLLTGDRAGVDEASALLNRLFTLPVQ
- a CDS encoding PhzF family phenazine biosynthesis protein; its protein translation is MTDLRVEVVRVFTDPDGRFGNPLGIVDGRLVGESDRQRVAAELGYSETVYVDDAATGTLRIYTATREMAFAGHPTVGAAAWLHTHGHPVDTLHVPAGPIPVTRSGDLFAVRADTTWGSPWDWRQLSSPEEVLAADPATYKAGHTFLWSWQDEPAGIIRARAFAPAMSVEEDEATGSAVTQLTAQLTRDLLVIQGKGSHLRTTYHPPTHATVGGHVLPAEPRTFTF
- a CDS encoding serpin family protein translates to MDADVVRAVNDLTTRWARTLPAENTVVAGLGLWPLLAILATGADEPGRAELAAAAGVDPATGSTDAIRLIEAIEASADLNAALGVWVSEQLKLAESFDSVMPAPLVGLLTGNPTVDKAKLDAWAAEHTDDLIREMPVNLDGDMMLVLASALLLRTTWVRPFTEQVRRVPAGPWAGSWHWLERTDFDLDSVRRYDGLTVVTVRGDADVDVLLGIGDDLPALLAAAARPNDGVPGSQLIAEDEPGPGLRIGRNTASRPDVKVSLPSFSIEVEHDLLASRELFGLTAVTSDPGAHGHFSALSPTPLQVGQAKQKVLARFFATGFEAAAVTAVAMTRAAMITRQERRLELTLDRPFAFTAVLRDSRLPIVAGRVERPTEPGA